A single genomic interval of Psychroserpens sp. NJDZ02 harbors:
- a CDS encoding PorP/SprF family type IX secretion system membrane protein → MTITKKTITLAIIIGFTYCLKAQQTPTFSEYNYNPFIINPAYAGLTENTEFTLSNTGFFNQFEGSPKSFSFSGHGSLNRDKIGIGAGITRDQIGVTTSTSFFAAYSYKIFFDFKSNRPYWQAYDAGVLSFGITAGLQQYQSNLTELGILDDPKFAQDINATIPTIGFSFLFNHASFYVGFSTPNVMGDSLASDSNLVLNSPYYGYFGYRVYNNRFEEFMIKPNILLKYEDGAPLQADFNVSLSFRNKLEIGTGYRTSNSINFLAGVYLFNNLRAIYTYNLASKNTTFGNTHGIILSLQLGDGYKKD, encoded by the coding sequence ATGACTATTACAAAAAAAACAATCACACTTGCCATAATTATAGGATTTACCTACTGCTTAAAAGCACAACAAACCCCTACATTTTCAGAGTATAATTATAATCCCTTTATTATTAACCCAGCATATGCTGGGTTAACAGAAAACACCGAATTTACATTGAGCAATACTGGCTTTTTCAATCAATTTGAAGGCAGCCCGAAAAGTTTTTCATTTAGCGGACACGGTTCGCTAAATAGAGATAAAATAGGAATTGGTGCTGGTATCACACGTGATCAAATAGGGGTGACCACTTCTACCTCTTTTTTCGCTGCTTATTCTTATAAAATATTTTTCGATTTTAAAAGCAATAGGCCATATTGGCAAGCATACGATGCTGGCGTCTTATCTTTTGGTATCACCGCTGGATTACAACAGTATCAAAGTAACTTAACAGAATTAGGGATTTTAGACGATCCTAAATTCGCTCAAGATATAAACGCAACAATACCGACTATAGGTTTCAGTTTTCTATTTAATCACGCGTCATTTTATGTCGGCTTCTCTACACCAAATGTTATGGGAGACAGTCTGGCATCAGATAGCAATTTAGTATTAAACAGTCCGTATTACGGCTACTTTGGTTACCGTGTTTATAATAATCGTTTTGAAGAGTTTATGATAAAGCCAAACATCTTACTAAAATACGAAGATGGTGCGCCACTACAAGCCGATTTTAATGTTTCGCTTAGTTTTAGAAACAAACTAGAAATAGGAACAGGGTACAGAACCAGCAATTCTATAAACTTTTTAGCAGGCGTCTATCTGTTTAATAACTTGCGTGCGATATACACTTACAATCTAGCGAGTAAAAACACGACTTTTGGAAATACACATGGTATTATATTAAGTCTTCAGCTTGGGGATGGTTACAAAAAAGATTAA
- a CDS encoding serine hydrolase: MTNYKNIQKIVIAFLCFTSTFLFGQVQEKSEVYKTIISKDSLLFNIGFNTCDISQFENLLSNNLEFLHDKDGISDKNEFLYNIKNGLCSSPNKYQSRRELIKNSTEIYPLYKNDTIYGAIQNGAHRFYETKVGKEEHFASSAKFSNIWLLKNGQWKLNKSLSFDHQTRFDISNATSIFDNDKEIEKWLKSINIPALGIGVINNGQLQQVKVFGELDKGKAAPYNTIFNVASLAKPVTAMVALKLISSGKWDLDEPIFKYWTDPDVANDQRSKALTTRHILSQQSGFPNWRYLNKSNKLTFQFSPGTKYQYSGEGFEYLRRALESKFKKSLNELATELIFEPLSMKDTQYIWNSNVDETRFSKGFDNQGNPYKTIKNKTPNGADDLLTTIEDYGKFLVSVMNGYGISEKVFNDMTTHQVESSKGKHFGLGFEIYDFKDGQYALSHGGADKGAQTIIFIFPKTKNGLIIFTNVDDGYKVYEKLLIHYLGSKGKEVITIETSK, translated from the coding sequence ATGACAAACTATAAAAATATTCAAAAAATAGTAATTGCTTTTTTATGCTTCACCTCTACTTTCTTATTTGGACAGGTTCAAGAAAAATCGGAAGTATACAAAACCATAATATCAAAGGATAGTTTGCTTTTTAATATAGGTTTTAATACTTGTGATATTAGCCAATTTGAGAACTTATTGAGCAACAATCTAGAGTTTTTACACGATAAAGACGGTATTTCGGACAAAAATGAATTTTTATACAATATTAAGAACGGTCTATGCAGTTCACCAAACAAATACCAATCAAGAAGGGAATTAATAAAGAATAGTACAGAAATTTATCCACTTTACAAAAATGACACCATTTACGGAGCAATACAAAACGGTGCGCATCGATTTTATGAAACAAAAGTAGGCAAAGAAGAACATTTTGCAAGTTCAGCTAAATTCTCAAATATTTGGCTTTTAAAAAACGGACAATGGAAACTGAACAAAAGTTTAAGTTTTGACCATCAAACACGTTTTGATATTTCCAATGCGACTTCGATTTTTGATAATGACAAAGAGATTGAAAAATGGTTAAAATCTATCAATATACCGGCTTTAGGAATAGGCGTTATTAATAATGGACAACTGCAACAAGTAAAAGTATTTGGAGAACTTGACAAGGGAAAAGCCGCTCCTTACAATACAATTTTTAATGTCGCCTCTTTAGCAAAGCCGGTTACAGCAATGGTAGCATTAAAACTAATTAGTTCAGGCAAATGGGATTTGGACGAGCCAATATTTAAATATTGGACCGACCCTGATGTTGCTAACGACCAAAGAAGTAAAGCGCTAACTACACGCCATATTTTGAGTCAACAAAGCGGTTTTCCAAATTGGAGATATTTAAACAAATCAAATAAATTAACCTTTCAGTTTTCGCCAGGAACTAAATATCAATATTCAGGAGAAGGATTCGAATATTTGAGAAGAGCTTTGGAAAGTAAATTTAAGAAGTCGTTGAACGAATTAGCAACCGAATTGATTTTTGAACCGTTATCTATGAAGGACACCCAATATATTTGGAATTCGAATGTTGATGAAACGAGATTTAGCAAAGGGTTTGACAATCAAGGAAATCCCTATAAAACAATTAAAAACAAAACACCAAACGGAGCAGACGATTTATTAACTACAATTGAGGATTATGGCAAATTCTTGGTTAGCGTAATGAATGGCTATGGCATTTCGGAAAAAGTATTTAATGACATGACAACACATCAAGTTGAAAGCTCGAAAGGAAAACATTTTGGTCTTGGTTTTGAGATTTACGATTTTAAAGATGGTCAATATGCATTATCACACGGCGGAGCAGATAAAGGAGCACAAACAATCATCTTTATATTTCCCAAAACCAAAAACGGTTTAATCATATTTACCAATGTAGATGACGGATATAAGGTCTATGAAAAATTATTAATTCATTACCTGGGAAGCAAAGGAAAAGAAGTGATAACAATTGAAACATCAAAATAA
- a CDS encoding DUF2931 family protein — protein MKNKTIIFGLLLTLFFSCNNTKSNTMDNEYEWRVSVNAPKNFPATIYYAALGGVDVRRDGTINSGWGTSGSSSDGVKTLPKTLDIIWLSYIENQFYKGNFELDQEKIKAIFDEGFKDNYGEDIVTYHDFSFVINVAPGGTVALFMKGLGNFQLEVGFFKAEKTDIKWKDFVPMGLQDREKYVKGRLERNMNKDSLAYYKTNGIPFKRWGNYREYFNFKTIMPVDYKVAYLAYNCFNGERFYGENRAYHINETYNSLPIPKKITLNWLEEDNDEYIYGVVLKLKESEYTKMSTFFKNNSNKAAFYIEPYIPVNVREIRLFLKSDTEKIEIEVLPYEVKRKLIKK, from the coding sequence ATGAAGAATAAAACAATCATATTCGGCTTATTATTAACTTTATTCTTTAGTTGTAACAACACAAAATCTAATACTATGGATAACGAATACGAATGGAGAGTTTCCGTCAATGCGCCAAAAAACTTTCCTGCCACTATATATTACGCCGCTTTAGGCGGTGTAGACGTTAGACGAGATGGCACAATAAATAGTGGATGGGGAACATCTGGTTCTTCTAGCGATGGGGTAAAAACACTCCCAAAAACTTTAGATATAATATGGTTATCGTATATAGAAAATCAATTTTATAAAGGTAATTTTGAACTAGACCAAGAAAAAATAAAAGCCATTTTTGATGAAGGTTTCAAAGACAATTATGGAGAAGACATTGTTACCTATCACGATTTTAGTTTTGTTATCAATGTAGCTCCTGGCGGTACAGTAGCTTTGTTTATGAAAGGATTAGGTAACTTTCAACTAGAAGTAGGTTTTTTTAAAGCCGAAAAAACAGATATAAAATGGAAAGACTTTGTACCAATGGGACTTCAAGATAGAGAGAAATATGTAAAAGGAAGACTTGAAAGAAATATGAACAAAGACTCTCTAGCCTATTATAAAACAAACGGCATCCCTTTTAAACGTTGGGGAAACTATAGAGAATATTTTAATTTTAAAACAATTATGCCCGTAGACTATAAAGTAGCCTATTTAGCTTATAACTGTTTTAATGGCGAGCGTTTTTATGGAGAAAATAGAGCCTATCATATAAACGAAACTTATAACAGTTTGCCAATTCCTAAAAAAATTACACTTAATTGGCTTGAAGAAGATAATGATGAGTATATATATGGTGTTGTTTTAAAATTAAAAGAAAGTGAATATACTAAAATGTCTACCTTTTTTAAAAATAATAGTAATAAAGCAGCATTTTACATAGAGCCCTATATACCTGTAAATGTGAGAGAAATCCGTCTATTTTTAAAAAGTGATACCGAAAAAATAGAAATAGAAGTATTGCCATATGAGGTAAAACGTAAACTAATAAAAAAATAG
- a CDS encoding SH3 domain-containing protein, with protein MKKNLFLLLILFSNFLFAQECEYLGIDKEFETGDLAYMFGDNVRLRTEPTSDSETISLLKIGQQVDIVEKTNIKNNYNGIEFPWYKIKYGAKTGYILGGLISLTEVKNNNIRCYVSLERIESKLYILTRVISDSKMPYYENKSESFGDNNGFCLKVFDNKGLEGINNIVFINYLPESCGANSGGYYLFFDNKKLHKVIDVVSRGDIGFWESENLHFPKDSLGVKNKIIYIKEKGEDSESESKENKTTWEKSSKIKIELEWNNNELKPEPKTFINQADRSN; from the coding sequence ATGAAGAAAAACCTATTCTTATTACTAATTTTATTTTCAAATTTTTTATTTGCTCAAGAATGTGAATACCTTGGAATCGACAAAGAATTTGAGACTGGTGATTTAGCATATATGTTTGGAGACAATGTAAGATTAAGAACTGAACCGACTTCTGATTCAGAAACAATTAGTTTATTAAAAATTGGACAACAGGTTGATATTGTTGAAAAAACTAATATAAAAAACAATTACAACGGAATTGAATTCCCTTGGTACAAAATAAAATATGGAGCAAAAACTGGTTATATACTTGGTGGATTGATTTCCCTGACTGAAGTTAAAAATAACAATATTAGATGTTATGTGAGTCTTGAAAGAATTGAATCAAAATTATATATTTTAACAAGAGTAATTTCGGATTCGAAAATGCCATATTATGAAAACAAATCTGAATCATTTGGAGATAATAATGGTTTTTGTTTGAAAGTATTCGATAATAAAGGACTAGAAGGAATTAATAATATTGTTTTTATAAATTATCTTCCTGAATCGTGTGGAGCAAACTCAGGTGGTTATTATCTTTTTTTCGATAATAAAAAACTTCACAAAGTAATAGATGTAGTTTCAAGAGGAGATATAGGATTTTGGGAGTCTGAAAACTTACACTTCCCCAAAGATTCGTTAGGAGTGAAAAATAAAATTATTTATATAAAAGAAAAAGGAGAAGACTCCGAAAGCGAATCAAAAGAAAACAAAACTACTTGGGAAAAATCCTCAAAAATTAAGATAGAATTAGAATGGAACAATAATGAACTTAAACCTGAACCAAAAACGTTTATTAATCAAGCAGACCGTTCCAACTAA
- a CDS encoding T6SS phospholipase effector Tle1-like catalytic domain-containing protein, with the protein MGNIAFGTYEPNREKTEKGKTVTVGVFFDGTLNNRKNTRARKAAKGQETANNPTLNASSINNEGISEREQGITAFNKEEDVSYLNDESNVSRLERFYKTDDTEALKVYVEGIGTDNFEGDAFLSKTMGAFSRGIGDKVNKACKTIVDKLEKLEYDFEDKSIDTLQFDVYGFSRGAAAARHFIYQVMRTDTFTLEQDIITGFTIDKHPKRGYLGQYLHNKVSVYKVKIRFVGLYETVASYGVIHWNDVLQLKLDKLNHAEKVVHITAQDEIRENFSLIDITSAYQKGLTITMPGVHSDIGGGYEENIKQEKVLLWDGSRTRNTVDFLNTNNVMYHFLLEGWFDKETIDKRFTWLLRNEVYGERKNLTNTYSVIPLQIMGKLSDDNKALIKKEDLVDDFNTNDDIFLKNIQKKLEQQLETKKEQSNYVELLPFDRSENIKNLWDKMVQEYHEIGHKYQARKITKKEFRSHYRNFRRDKNYLLEECTIFIDSPKELKELINKNWESMKSLKNTFEEYTLVHEEVEIEKENQGFNISDTPIGNVILNEVIVIAYKKDIDKIKKLRNKYLHISHTYENSGLVFEPLAPCFDYNRKYRKG; encoded by the coding sequence ATGGGAAACATTGCTTTTGGTACCTATGAGCCTAATAGAGAAAAAACAGAAAAAGGTAAAACAGTAACCGTAGGTGTTTTTTTTGATGGCACATTGAATAACCGTAAAAACACCCGTGCTCGTAAAGCTGCAAAAGGCCAAGAAACAGCTAATAATCCAACCTTAAATGCATCATCTATAAATAATGAAGGCATTAGTGAAAGAGAACAAGGTATTACAGCTTTTAATAAAGAAGAAGATGTAAGTTATCTTAATGATGAATCTAATGTGTCTCGTTTAGAAAGGTTTTACAAAACAGACGACACCGAAGCGCTAAAAGTATATGTAGAAGGTATTGGTACCGATAATTTTGAAGGAGATGCCTTTTTAAGTAAAACTATGGGTGCTTTTAGCAGAGGTATTGGCGACAAAGTAAATAAAGCCTGTAAAACTATTGTCGATAAATTAGAAAAATTAGAATATGATTTCGAAGATAAAAGTATAGACACCTTACAATTTGATGTGTATGGTTTTAGTAGAGGTGCAGCAGCAGCACGCCACTTTATCTATCAAGTAATGCGTACAGATACATTTACACTAGAGCAAGATATTATTACAGGATTTACAATAGACAAACATCCAAAACGCGGCTATTTGGGACAGTATTTGCACAATAAAGTAAGTGTCTATAAAGTAAAAATTCGTTTTGTTGGGCTATATGAAACCGTGGCTTCTTATGGTGTCATTCACTGGAATGATGTGCTTCAATTAAAACTAGACAAACTAAATCATGCTGAAAAAGTAGTGCATATAACCGCTCAAGACGAAATTAGAGAAAACTTTAGCTTAATTGATATAACAAGCGCATACCAAAAAGGATTAACTATTACAATGCCTGGCGTACATTCAGATATTGGTGGTGGTTATGAAGAAAATATAAAACAAGAAAAAGTACTACTTTGGGATGGAAGTAGAACTCGTAATACTGTTGACTTTTTAAACACAAACAATGTGATGTACCATTTCCTTTTAGAAGGCTGGTTTGATAAAGAAACTATAGATAAAAGGTTTACTTGGCTTTTAAGAAATGAAGTTTATGGAGAACGTAAAAACTTAACAAATACTTACAGTGTTATCCCATTACAAATTATGGGAAAATTATCTGATGATAATAAAGCGTTAATTAAAAAAGAAGATTTAGTTGATGATTTCAATACTAATGATGACATCTTTTTAAAAAACATACAAAAGAAGTTAGAGCAACAATTAGAAACAAAAAAAGAACAAAGTAATTATGTAGAGTTATTACCTTTTGATCGTTCTGAAAACATAAAGAATTTATGGGATAAAATGGTACAAGAATATCATGAAATAGGTCATAAATATCAAGCTAGAAAAATTACAAAAAAAGAGTTTAGAAGTCATTATAGGAATTTTAGAAGAGATAAAAACTATCTTCTTGAAGAATGTACTATTTTTATTGATAGCCCTAAAGAATTAAAAGAGTTAATCAATAAAAATTGGGAAAGCATGAAATCTTTAAAAAACACATTCGAAGAGTACACTCTCGTCCATGAAGAAGTTGAGATTGAAAAAGAAAATCAAGGATTTAATATATCTGATACTCCAATAGGAAATGTTATACTAAATGAAGTTATAGTCATTGCCTATAAAAAAGATATTGATAAAATTAAAAAACTTAGAAATAAGTATCTCCATATTTCTCATACTTATGAAAACAGCGGATTAGTATTTGAACCTCTTGCTCCCTGTTTTGATTACAATCGAAAATACCGAAAAGGATAA
- a CDS encoding DUF2931 family protein, which produces MKSKTFIFGLVLTLLFSCNNKKSNTIYNEYEWRVSVNAPKNFPATIYYAALGGVDVRRDGTINSGWGTSGSSSDGVKTLPKTLDIIWLSYIENQFYKGNFELDQEKIKAIFDEGFKDNYGEDIVTYHDFSFVINVAPGGTVALFMKGLGNFQIEVGFFKAEKTDIKWKDFVPMGMQDRNKYVQLTLEEDVDKDSLTYYKTNGIPFNRWKNYREYFNFKTIMPVNYNIVGLGYDCFNGERFYGENNAYHINENYNKLPIPKEITINWIEEDNQYKYIAILNIKESEYSRISTFFKNNSNKAAFYIEPYVPINIREIRLLLKSDTEKIEIEVLPYEVKRKLIKKKITTYFNPLFELSNSYTV; this is translated from the coding sequence ATGAAGAGTAAAACATTCATATTCGGCTTAGTATTAACTTTACTCTTTAGTTGTAACAACAAAAAATCTAATACTATATATAACGAATACGAATGGAGAGTTTCCGTCAATGCGCCAAAAAACTTTCCTGCTACTATATACTACGCCGCTTTAGGCGGTGTAGACGTTAGACGTGATGGCACAATAAATAGTGGCTGGGGAACATCTGGTTCTTCTAGCGATGGGGTAAAAACACTCCCAAAAACTTTAGATATAATATGGTTATCGTATATAGAAAATCAATTTTATAAAGGTAATTTTGAACTAGACCAAGAAAAAATAAAAGCCATTTTTGATGAAGGTTTTAAAGACAATTATGGAGAAGACATTGTTACCTATCACGATTTTAGTTTTGTTATCAATGTAGCCCCTGGTGGCACAGTAGCTTTGTTTATGAAAGGATTAGGCAACTTTCAAATAGAAGTAGGTTTTTTTAAAGCCGAAAAAACAGATATAAAATGGAAAGACTTTGTACCAATGGGTATGCAAGATAGAAATAAATATGTCCAACTAACTTTAGAAGAAGATGTAGATAAAGACTCTCTAACCTATTACAAAACAAACGGCATCCCCTTTAATCGGTGGAAAAACTACAGAGAATATTTTAATTTTAAAACTATTATGCCCGTAAACTATAACATAGTAGGTTTAGGTTATGATTGTTTTAATGGCGAACGCTTTTATGGAGAAAACAATGCATATCATATAAATGAAAATTACAATAAGTTACCTATACCCAAAGAAATTACGATTAATTGGATTGAAGAAGATAATCAGTACAAATACATTGCTATTTTAAACATAAAGGAAAGTGAATATAGTAGAATATCTACCTTTTTCAAAAATAATAGCAATAAAGCAGCATTTTATATAGAGCCCTATGTACCTATAAATATTAGAGAAATCCGTCTACTTTTAAAAAGTGATACTGAAAAAATAGAAATAGAAGTATTACCATACGAGGTAAAACGTAAACTAATAAAGAAAAAGATAACAACCTATTTTAACCCTCTTTTTGAGTTGAGCAACAGTTACACCGTGTAA